A single Macaca mulatta isolate MMU2019108-1 chromosome 11, T2T-MMU8v2.0, whole genome shotgun sequence DNA region contains:
- the PAN2 gene encoding PAN2-PAN3 deadenylation complex catalytic subunit PAN2 isoform X1, protein MNFEGLDPGLAEYAPAMHSALDPVLDAHLNPSLLQNVELDPEGVALEALPVQESVHIMEGVYSELHSVVAEVGVPVSVSHFDLHEEMLWVGSHGGHATSFFGPALERYSSFQVNGSDDIRQIQSLENGILFLTKNNLKYMARGGLIIFDYLLDENEDMHSLLLTDSSTLLIGGLQNHILEIDLNTVQETQKYAVETPGVTIMRQTNRFFFCGHTSGKVSLRDLRTFKVEHEFDAFSGSLSDFDVHGNLLAACGFSSRLTGLACDRFLKVYDLRMMRAITPLQVHVDPAFLRFIPTYTSRLAIISQSGQCQFCEPTGLANPADIFHVNPVGPLLMTFDVSASKQALAFGDSEGCVHLWTDSPEPSFNPYSRETEFALPCLVDSLPPLDWSQDLLPLSLIPVPLTTDTLLSDWPAANSAPAPRRAPPVDAEILRTMKKVGFIGYAPNPRTKLRNQIPYRLKESDSEFDSFSQVTESPVGREEEPHLHVSKKYRKVTIKYSKLGLEDFDFKHYNKTLFAGLEPHIPNAYCNCMIQVLYFLEPVRCLIQNHLCQKEFCLACELGFLFHMLDLSRGDPCQGSNFLRAFRTIPEASALGLILADSDEASGKGNLARLIQRWNRFILTQLHQDMQELEVPQAYRGAGGSSFCSSGDSVIGQLFSCEMENCSLCRCGSETVRASSTLLFTLSYPDDKTGKNYDFAQVLKRSICLDQNTQAWCDNCEKYQPTIQTRNIRHLPDILVINCEVNSSKEADFWRMQAEVAFKMAVKKHGGEISKNKEFALADWKELGSPEGVLVCPSIEELKNVWLPFSIRMKMTRNKGLDVCNWTDGDEMQWGPARAEEEHGVYVYDLMATVVHILDSRTGGSLVAHIKVGETYHQRKEGVTHQQWYLFNDFLIEPIDKHEAVQFDMNWKVPAILYYVKRNLNSRYNLNIKNPIEASVLLAEASLARKQRKTHTTFIPLMLNEMPQIGDLVGLDAEFVTLNEEEAELRSDGTKSTIKPSQMSVARITCVRGQGPNEGIPFIDDYISTQEQVVDYLTQYSGIKPGDLDAKISSKHLTTLKSTYLKLRFLIDIGVKFVGHGLQKDFRVINLMVPKDQVLDTVYLFHMPRKRMISLRFLAWYFLDLKIQGETHDSIEDARTALQLYRKYLELSKNGTEPESFHKVLKGLYEKGRKMDWKVPEPEGQTSPKNAAVFSSVLAL, encoded by the exons GGCCATGCCACTTCATTTTTTGGCCCAGCCTTGGAGCGCTACTCATCCTTTCAAGTCAATGGCAGTGATGATATTCGGCAGATCCAGAGCCTGGAGAATGGTATCCTTTTTCTCACCAAGAACAATCTCAAGTACATGGCCCGTGGGGGCCTCATTATATTTGATTACCT GCTAGATGAGAATGAGGATATGCACAGTCTCCTACTGACTGACAGCAGCACTCTACTCATTGGTGGGCTGCAGAATCACATACTAGAGATTGATCTTAACACTGTCCAGGAGACTCAGAAG TATGCAGTAGAGACGCCGGGAGTCACCATCATGAGACAGACAAATCGCTTCTTCTTCTGCGGCCACACGTCTGGCAAG gtttCCCTGAGAGATCTCCGTACTTTTAAGGTGGAACATGAGTTTGATGCATTCTCAGGAAGTCTTTCAGATTTTGATGTGCATGGCAACCTGCTAGCTGCCTGCGGCTTCTCCAGCCGCCTCACTGGCCTGGCCTGCGACCGTTTCCTCAAGGTGTATGATTTGCGCATGATGCGTGCCATCACACCACTTCAAGTACATGTGGATCCTGCCTTCTTGCGCTTCATTCCTACATATACTTCTCGTCTTGCTATCATCTCTCAGTCAG GGCAGTGCCAGTTCTGTGAACCCACAGGCCTAGCCAACCCAGCAGATATCTTTCATGTGAATCCTGTGGGGCCTCTGCTAATGACATTTGACGTGTCAGCCAGCAAGCAGGCCCTGGCGTTTGGGGATTCTGAGGGCTGTGTGCACCTCTGGACTGATTCCCCGGAGCCTTCCTTCAACCCCTACTCCCGTGAGACTGAGTTTGCTTTGCCGTGTCTCGTGGACTCACTGCCTCCTCTGGACTGGAGCCAGGACCTGCTGCCTCTTTCCCTCATCCCTGTCCCACTCACCACTGACACACTTCTCTCTGATTGGCCTGCTGCCAACTctgctccagctcccag GCGAGCACCACCTGTGGATGCAGAGATTCTGCGCACCATGAAGAAGGTGGGCTTCATTGGCTATGCGCCCAATCCTCGCACCAAGCTGCGCAATCAG ATACCTTACAGACTCAAGGAGTCAGACAGTGAATTTGACAGCTTCAGCCAGGTCACTGAGTCACCAGTAGGACGAGAAGAGGAGCCACATCTCCACGTTTCTAAGAAATACCGCAAG GTGACCATCAAATATTCCAAGCTAGGGCTGGAGGACTTTGACTTCAAACACTACAATAAGACCTTGTTTGCTGGATTAGAGCCCCACATCCCCAACGCCTACTGTAACTGCATGATCCAG GTGCTCTATTTCCTGGAGCCTGTACGCTGTCTAATTCAAAACCACCTTTGCCAGAAGGAGTTCTGTTTGGCATGTGAGCTGGGCTTCCTCTTTCACATGTTGGACCTCTCTCGTGGTGACCCTTGCCAG GGCAGTAATTTTCTTCGGGCATTCCGTACTATTCCTGAGGCCTCAGCCCTTGGTCTGATCCTGGCTGACTCAGATGAGGCTTCAGGCAAGGGCAATCTGGCCAGGCTCATTCAGAGGTGGAATCGCTTCATTCTCACTCAACTGCATCAAGATATGCAGGAGCTGGAAGTACCACAGGCTTATCGAGGTGCTGGAGGCAG CAGCTTTTGCTCATCGGGGGACTCTGTTATTGGGCAGCTCTTCAGCTGTGAGATGGAGAACTGCAGCCTCTGCCGCTGTGGCAGCGAGACCGTGCGAGCCTCATCCACCCTGCTTTTCACACTCTCCTACCCTGATG ATAAAACTGGGAAGAACTATGACTTTGCTCAGGTGCTGAAGCGAAGCATCTGCCTGGACCAGAATACACAGGCCTGGTGTGACAACTGTGAAAAGTACCAGCCCACG ATTCAGACCCGCAACATCCGCCATCTGCCAGATATTCTTGTCATCAATTGTGAGGTGAACAGCTCAAAAGAGGCTGATTTCTGGAGAATGCAGGCTGAG GTTGCCTTCAAGATGGCAGTAAAGAAACATGGTGGGGAAATCTCCAAGAACAAGGAGTTTGCTTTGGCTGATTG GAAGGAACTAGGGAGTCCAGAGGGTGTGCTGGTATGTCCCTCCATTGAGGAGTTGAAGAATGTCTGGCTTCCTTTCTCCATTCGCATGAAGATGACCAGGAACAAAGGGCTGGATGTTTGCAATTGGACTGATGGGGATGAGATGCAG TGGGGCCCAGCCAGGGCAGAGGAGGAGCATGGTGTCTATGTGTATGACCTGATGGCTACTGTGGTACACATCCTGGACTCACGCACAGGGGGcagcctggtggctcacatcaAAGTTGGAGAGACCTACCACCAGCGCAAGGAG GGCGTTACTCACCAGCAGTGGTATCTGTTCAATGACTTTCTTATTGAACCTATTGATAAG CATGAAGCTGTGCAGTTTGACATGAATTGGAAAGTACCTGCAATCCTTTATTATGTCAAACGGAATCTCAATTCCAGATACAACTTGAACA TCAAGAACCCTATTGAGGCAAGTGTCTTGCTGGCTGAAGCCTCGCTGGCACGGAAGCAGCGGAAAACACATACTACCTTTATTCCACTGATGCTGAATGAGATGCCACAGATTGGGGACCTGGTGGGTCTGGATGCTGAGTTTGTCACCCTTAATGAG GAGGAAGCAGAGTTACGCAGTGATGGTACCAAGTCTACCATTAAACCAAGTCAGATGTCAGTAGCCAGGATTACCTGTGTCCGGGGCCAGGGACCTAATGAGGGTATCCCCTTCATTGATGACTACATCTCTACCCAGGAGCAG GTGGTGGATTACTTGACTCAATACTCGGGTATAAAGCCTGGTGACCTCGATGCCAAAATTTCCTCCAAGCACCTAACAACTCTCAAGTCTACCTACTTAAAGCTTCGTTTTCTCATTGACATTGGAGTCAAGTTTGTGGGTCATGGCCTGCAGAAGGACTTCCGGGTCATCAACCTGATG GTGCCCAAGGACCAAGTCCTTGATACTGTCTACCTGTTCCACATGCCCCGAAAACGAATGATTTCCCTGCGATTCCTTGCTTGGTACTTTCTGG ACCTGAAGATTCAAGGGGAAACCCATGACAGTATTGAGGATGCACGCACAGCCCTTCAGCTCTACCGAAAGTATCTGGAGCTAAGCAAAAATGGCACTGAGCCTGAGTCTTTCCACAAGGTGCTCAAGGGTCTTTATGAGAAGGGCCGAAAGATGGACTGGAAGGTGCCTGAGCCTGAGGGCCAAACAAGTCCCAAGA ATGCAGCTGTCTTCTCCTCAGTGCTGGCGCTCTGA
- the PAN2 gene encoding PAN2-PAN3 deadenylation complex catalytic subunit PAN2 isoform X2, producing MNFEGLDPGLAEYAPAMHSALDPVLDAHLNPSLLQNVELDPEGVALEALPVQESVHIMEGVYSELHSVVAEVGVPVSVSHFDLHEEMLWVGSHGGHATSFFGPALERYSSFQVNGSDDIRQIQSLENGILFLTKNNLKYMARGGLIIFDYLLDENEDMHSLLLTDSSTLLIGGLQNHILEIDLNTVQETQKYAVETPGVTIMRQTNRFFFCGHTSGKVSLRDLRTFKVEHEFDAFSGSLSDFDVHGNLLAACGFSSRLTGLACDRFLKVYDLRMMRAITPLQVHVDPAFLRFIPTYTSRLAIISQSGQCQFCEPTGLANPADIFHVNPVGPLLMTFDVSASKQALAFGDSEGCVHLWTDSPEPSFNPYSRETEFALPCLVDSLPPLDWSQDLLPLSLIPVPLTTDTLLSDWPAANSAPAPRRAPPVDAEILRTMKKVGFIGYAPNPRTKLRNQIPYRLKESDSEFDSFSQVTESPVGREEEPHLHVSKKYRKVTIKYSKLGLEDFDFKHYNKTLFAGLEPHIPNAYCNCMIQVLYFLEPVRCLIQNHLCQKEFCLACELGFLFHMLDLSRGDPCQGSNFLRAFRTIPEASALGLILADSDEASGKGNLARLIQRWNRFILTQLHQDMQELEVPQAYRGAGGSFCSSGDSVIGQLFSCEMENCSLCRCGSETVRASSTLLFTLSYPDDKTGKNYDFAQVLKRSICLDQNTQAWCDNCEKYQPTIQTRNIRHLPDILVINCEVNSSKEADFWRMQAEVAFKMAVKKHGGEISKNKEFALADWKELGSPEGVLVCPSIEELKNVWLPFSIRMKMTRNKGLDVCNWTDGDEMQWGPARAEEEHGVYVYDLMATVVHILDSRTGGSLVAHIKVGETYHQRKEGVTHQQWYLFNDFLIEPIDKHEAVQFDMNWKVPAILYYVKRNLNSRYNLNIKNPIEASVLLAEASLARKQRKTHTTFIPLMLNEMPQIGDLVGLDAEFVTLNEEEAELRSDGTKSTIKPSQMSVARITCVRGQGPNEGIPFIDDYISTQEQVVDYLTQYSGIKPGDLDAKISSKHLTTLKSTYLKLRFLIDIGVKFVGHGLQKDFRVINLMVPKDQVLDTVYLFHMPRKRMISLRFLAWYFLDLKIQGETHDSIEDARTALQLYRKYLELSKNGTEPESFHKVLKGLYEKGRKMDWKVPEPEGQTSPKNAAVFSSVLAL from the exons GGCCATGCCACTTCATTTTTTGGCCCAGCCTTGGAGCGCTACTCATCCTTTCAAGTCAATGGCAGTGATGATATTCGGCAGATCCAGAGCCTGGAGAATGGTATCCTTTTTCTCACCAAGAACAATCTCAAGTACATGGCCCGTGGGGGCCTCATTATATTTGATTACCT GCTAGATGAGAATGAGGATATGCACAGTCTCCTACTGACTGACAGCAGCACTCTACTCATTGGTGGGCTGCAGAATCACATACTAGAGATTGATCTTAACACTGTCCAGGAGACTCAGAAG TATGCAGTAGAGACGCCGGGAGTCACCATCATGAGACAGACAAATCGCTTCTTCTTCTGCGGCCACACGTCTGGCAAG gtttCCCTGAGAGATCTCCGTACTTTTAAGGTGGAACATGAGTTTGATGCATTCTCAGGAAGTCTTTCAGATTTTGATGTGCATGGCAACCTGCTAGCTGCCTGCGGCTTCTCCAGCCGCCTCACTGGCCTGGCCTGCGACCGTTTCCTCAAGGTGTATGATTTGCGCATGATGCGTGCCATCACACCACTTCAAGTACATGTGGATCCTGCCTTCTTGCGCTTCATTCCTACATATACTTCTCGTCTTGCTATCATCTCTCAGTCAG GGCAGTGCCAGTTCTGTGAACCCACAGGCCTAGCCAACCCAGCAGATATCTTTCATGTGAATCCTGTGGGGCCTCTGCTAATGACATTTGACGTGTCAGCCAGCAAGCAGGCCCTGGCGTTTGGGGATTCTGAGGGCTGTGTGCACCTCTGGACTGATTCCCCGGAGCCTTCCTTCAACCCCTACTCCCGTGAGACTGAGTTTGCTTTGCCGTGTCTCGTGGACTCACTGCCTCCTCTGGACTGGAGCCAGGACCTGCTGCCTCTTTCCCTCATCCCTGTCCCACTCACCACTGACACACTTCTCTCTGATTGGCCTGCTGCCAACTctgctccagctcccag GCGAGCACCACCTGTGGATGCAGAGATTCTGCGCACCATGAAGAAGGTGGGCTTCATTGGCTATGCGCCCAATCCTCGCACCAAGCTGCGCAATCAG ATACCTTACAGACTCAAGGAGTCAGACAGTGAATTTGACAGCTTCAGCCAGGTCACTGAGTCACCAGTAGGACGAGAAGAGGAGCCACATCTCCACGTTTCTAAGAAATACCGCAAG GTGACCATCAAATATTCCAAGCTAGGGCTGGAGGACTTTGACTTCAAACACTACAATAAGACCTTGTTTGCTGGATTAGAGCCCCACATCCCCAACGCCTACTGTAACTGCATGATCCAG GTGCTCTATTTCCTGGAGCCTGTACGCTGTCTAATTCAAAACCACCTTTGCCAGAAGGAGTTCTGTTTGGCATGTGAGCTGGGCTTCCTCTTTCACATGTTGGACCTCTCTCGTGGTGACCCTTGCCAG GGCAGTAATTTTCTTCGGGCATTCCGTACTATTCCTGAGGCCTCAGCCCTTGGTCTGATCCTGGCTGACTCAGATGAGGCTTCAGGCAAGGGCAATCTGGCCAGGCTCATTCAGAGGTGGAATCGCTTCATTCTCACTCAACTGCATCAAGATATGCAGGAGCTGGAAGTACCACAGGCTTATCGAGGTGCTGGAGGCAG CTTTTGCTCATCGGGGGACTCTGTTATTGGGCAGCTCTTCAGCTGTGAGATGGAGAACTGCAGCCTCTGCCGCTGTGGCAGCGAGACCGTGCGAGCCTCATCCACCCTGCTTTTCACACTCTCCTACCCTGATG ATAAAACTGGGAAGAACTATGACTTTGCTCAGGTGCTGAAGCGAAGCATCTGCCTGGACCAGAATACACAGGCCTGGTGTGACAACTGTGAAAAGTACCAGCCCACG ATTCAGACCCGCAACATCCGCCATCTGCCAGATATTCTTGTCATCAATTGTGAGGTGAACAGCTCAAAAGAGGCTGATTTCTGGAGAATGCAGGCTGAG GTTGCCTTCAAGATGGCAGTAAAGAAACATGGTGGGGAAATCTCCAAGAACAAGGAGTTTGCTTTGGCTGATTG GAAGGAACTAGGGAGTCCAGAGGGTGTGCTGGTATGTCCCTCCATTGAGGAGTTGAAGAATGTCTGGCTTCCTTTCTCCATTCGCATGAAGATGACCAGGAACAAAGGGCTGGATGTTTGCAATTGGACTGATGGGGATGAGATGCAG TGGGGCCCAGCCAGGGCAGAGGAGGAGCATGGTGTCTATGTGTATGACCTGATGGCTACTGTGGTACACATCCTGGACTCACGCACAGGGGGcagcctggtggctcacatcaAAGTTGGAGAGACCTACCACCAGCGCAAGGAG GGCGTTACTCACCAGCAGTGGTATCTGTTCAATGACTTTCTTATTGAACCTATTGATAAG CATGAAGCTGTGCAGTTTGACATGAATTGGAAAGTACCTGCAATCCTTTATTATGTCAAACGGAATCTCAATTCCAGATACAACTTGAACA TCAAGAACCCTATTGAGGCAAGTGTCTTGCTGGCTGAAGCCTCGCTGGCACGGAAGCAGCGGAAAACACATACTACCTTTATTCCACTGATGCTGAATGAGATGCCACAGATTGGGGACCTGGTGGGTCTGGATGCTGAGTTTGTCACCCTTAATGAG GAGGAAGCAGAGTTACGCAGTGATGGTACCAAGTCTACCATTAAACCAAGTCAGATGTCAGTAGCCAGGATTACCTGTGTCCGGGGCCAGGGACCTAATGAGGGTATCCCCTTCATTGATGACTACATCTCTACCCAGGAGCAG GTGGTGGATTACTTGACTCAATACTCGGGTATAAAGCCTGGTGACCTCGATGCCAAAATTTCCTCCAAGCACCTAACAACTCTCAAGTCTACCTACTTAAAGCTTCGTTTTCTCATTGACATTGGAGTCAAGTTTGTGGGTCATGGCCTGCAGAAGGACTTCCGGGTCATCAACCTGATG GTGCCCAAGGACCAAGTCCTTGATACTGTCTACCTGTTCCACATGCCCCGAAAACGAATGATTTCCCTGCGATTCCTTGCTTGGTACTTTCTGG ACCTGAAGATTCAAGGGGAAACCCATGACAGTATTGAGGATGCACGCACAGCCCTTCAGCTCTACCGAAAGTATCTGGAGCTAAGCAAAAATGGCACTGAGCCTGAGTCTTTCCACAAGGTGCTCAAGGGTCTTTATGAGAAGGGCCGAAAGATGGACTGGAAGGTGCCTGAGCCTGAGGGCCAAACAAGTCCCAAGA ATGCAGCTGTCTTCTCCTCAGTGCTGGCGCTCTGA